The following coding sequences are from one Triticum aestivum cultivar Chinese Spring chromosome 5A, IWGSC CS RefSeq v2.1, whole genome shotgun sequence window:
- the LOC123105936 gene encoding uncharacterized protein: MEKKLPLPLPLAHGEGLWARPWRWAKTAFFLVSMLASLLLVCAPPLLVVLLDLLLPPALLSNFLRASSAHTLLDQARGFHFRSSLVDLPAVSAARSLLILCAYTACGGGAAYLWVAAACSVGSLFYVLAKAVAVFGVPADGAAGLELHGKGQLLAVEAMFLMSLALAAAHLAMAYRASSREKRRLHVVYRIDIEAVRLKGTHTPKSLKQCIV; this comes from the exons ATGGAGAAgaagctgccgctgccgctgccgctggcgCACGGGGAGGGGCTGTGGGCGCGGCCCTGGCGGTGGGCCAAGaccgccttcttcctcgtctccatGCTCGCCTCGCTGCTCCTCGTCTGCGCGCCGccgctcctcgtcgtcctcctcgacCTGCTCCTCCCGCCCGCGCTCCTCTCCAACTTCCTCCGCGCCTCCTCCGCACACACCCTCCTCGACCAGGCCAGGGGCTTCCACTTCCGCTCCTCCCTCGTCGACCTccccgccgtctccgccgcccgcTCCCTCCTCATCCTCT GCGCCTACACGGCGTGCGGCGGAGGCGCGGCCTACCTGTGGGTGGCGGCGGCCTGCAGCGTCGGCTCCCTCTTCTACGTCCTCGCCAAGGCCGTCGCCGTCTTCGGCGTGCCGGCCGACGGCGCCGCCGGCCTCGAGCTGCACGGCAAGGGCCAGCTCCTCGCCGTGGAGGCCATGTTCCTCATGTCGCTCGCGCTCGCCGCCGCGCACCTCGCCATGGCATACCGGGCCAGTAGCCGGGAGAAGCGCCGGCTGCACGTCGTCTACAGAATCGACATCGAAGCA GTAAGGTTAAAGGGAACCCACACGCCCAAGTCGCTGAAGCAATGCATCGTATGA